A genomic region of Roseateles amylovorans contains the following coding sequences:
- a CDS encoding RDD family protein, producing the protein MTLVRDDAPPGLMRRMAAFLYEGVLLFGVVFIAGWLYSTLTQQRNALDGQHGLQAFLFLVLGVYFSWFWSRGGQTVAMKAWHLRVVDQQGQPLTQPRALVRYLLSWLWFLPALLSVYLLDLQHSGGAIVGALLAGIFGYLLLARLNPQRQFLHDLICGTRLITQRPVPRASKA; encoded by the coding sequence ATGACTCTGGTTCGCGACGATGCACCGCCCGGCCTGATGCGGCGGATGGCGGCTTTCCTCTATGAAGGCGTCCTGTTGTTCGGCGTGGTGTTCATCGCCGGCTGGCTCTATTCCACCCTTACCCAGCAGCGCAATGCGCTGGACGGCCAGCACGGGCTGCAGGCTTTTCTGTTCCTGGTGCTGGGTGTGTACTTCAGCTGGTTCTGGTCCCGCGGCGGCCAGACCGTGGCGATGAAGGCGTGGCATCTGCGGGTGGTCGACCAGCAGGGCCAGCCGCTGACCCAGCCCCGCGCGCTGGTGCGCTACCTGCTGTCCTGGCTGTGGTTCCTGCCGGCGCTGCTCAGCGTGTACCTGCTGGATCTGCAACACAGCGGGGGCGCGATCGTGGGCGCCCTCTTGGCAGGCATCTTCGGCTACCTGCTGCTCGCGCGTCTGAATCCGCAGCGGCAGTTCCTGCACGACCTGATCTGCGGCACGCGCCTCATCACCCAGCGTCCGGTGCCGCGCGCGAGCAAGGCCTGA
- a CDS encoding diacylglycerol kinase, with the protein MTSNPHKGRTGLNRILHAAGYSWAGLRAAYSGESAFRQEVWLTIVATPLAFWLGRDWVQVALLLGSLILLLIVELLNSAVEAAIDRVSFELHDLSKRAKDIASAAVLLALLLCAGIWGAALWQHLPL; encoded by the coding sequence ATGACCAGCAATCCTCACAAGGGCCGCACCGGCCTGAACCGCATCCTGCATGCGGCTGGCTATTCCTGGGCCGGTCTGCGTGCGGCCTACAGCGGCGAGAGCGCTTTCCGTCAGGAAGTCTGGCTGACCATCGTCGCCACGCCGCTGGCCTTCTGGCTGGGTCGCGACTGGGTGCAGGTGGCGCTGCTGCTGGGGTCGTTGATCCTGCTGCTGATCGTCGAACTGCTGAATTCGGCGGTGGAGGCCGCGATCGACCGCGTCTCCTTTGAACTGCACGATCTGTCCAAGCGGGCCAAGGACATCGCCAGCGCCGCCGTGCTGCTGGCCCTGCTGCTGTGCGCGGGCATCTGGGGCGCGGCGCTCTGGCAGCATCTGCCGCTGTAG
- a CDS encoding P-II family nitrogen regulator, with amino-acid sequence MKQITAIIKPFKLDEVREALAEVGASGLTVTEVKGFGRQKGHTELYRGAEYVVDFLPKVKVEVVVKDDEVDRSIDAILKAAKTGKIGDGKIFVTAVEQVIRIRTGEQDEAAV; translated from the coding sequence ATGAAACAGATCACCGCCATCATCAAACCGTTCAAGCTCGACGAAGTCCGTGAAGCCCTGGCCGAAGTCGGCGCCTCCGGGCTCACCGTGACCGAGGTCAAGGGATTCGGTCGCCAGAAGGGCCACACCGAGCTCTATCGCGGCGCCGAGTACGTGGTCGACTTCCTGCCCAAGGTGAAGGTCGAGGTGGTGGTCAAGGACGACGAGGTCGATCGCAGCATCGACGCCATCCTCAAGGCCGCCAAGACCGGCAAGATCGGTGACGGCAAGATCTTCGTCACGGCCGTCGAGCAGGTCATCCGTATCCGCACGGGCGAGCAGGACGAAGCCGCCGTCTGA
- a CDS encoding NAD(+) synthase, with protein sequence MQAKPFITGTAPGRSFDNLYNHDFARIAVGVPLCRVADPAFNGAQTAELLRQAAAQGAAVAAFPELGLAAYTSDDLFHQRALLDGCEAALAALLEETRSMATVAIVGAPLRIEHRLFNCAVVMQRGRLLAVMPKSYLPNYGEFYEARQFNAADEALSDEITLLGQRVAFGTRLVVAASDQPLLRLHVEICEDVWTPIPPSCYGALAGATVLVNLSASNVTIGKSGYRHQLVAQQSARCLAAYVYTSAGAGESSTDLAWDGQALIYENGGLLSEAERFQRRSQLIVADVDLERLSRERMRQTSFGDSVRHHAALLREFRTVEFELGLDRSQPLALQRRIERFPYVPSDRGRRDERCLEVFNIQVQALVQRLVSSGIQKLVIGISGGLDSTHALLVAARAMDQMGLPRSHLLGVTMPGFATSTRTRDQALRLMQAIGCDAREIDIRPSCEQMLKDLGHPYAQGEPVYDVTFENVQAGERTSHLFRLANHTGALVLGTGDLSELALGWCTYGVGDHMSHYNVNASVPKTLIQYLVRWVAETEQLGPQGRAVLLDILATEISPELVPQDAKSPAGTAPALQSTEAHIGRYELQDFNLYYTLRHGYAPDKIAFLARHAWGDRTRGDWPDGDHVQRNDHSLAEIKRVLRIFVQRFFRGSQFKRSCVPNGPKVGSGGSLSPRGDWRAPSDSEATVWLAALDRIPD encoded by the coding sequence ATGCAAGCCAAGCCCTTCATCACCGGGACCGCGCCGGGACGGTCCTTCGACAATCTCTACAACCACGACTTCGCGCGCATCGCCGTCGGCGTGCCGCTGTGTCGGGTCGCCGATCCCGCCTTCAACGGCGCGCAGACCGCCGAATTGTTGCGCCAGGCCGCCGCGCAAGGCGCCGCGGTGGCGGCCTTCCCGGAGCTCGGGCTGGCGGCCTACACCAGCGACGATCTCTTCCATCAGCGCGCACTGCTCGACGGCTGCGAAGCCGCATTGGCGGCGTTGCTTGAAGAAACGCGCAGCATGGCAACGGTCGCCATCGTCGGCGCGCCGCTGCGGATCGAGCATCGTCTGTTCAACTGCGCGGTGGTGATGCAGCGCGGACGACTGCTGGCCGTGATGCCCAAGAGCTACCTGCCCAACTACGGCGAGTTCTACGAGGCCCGGCAGTTCAACGCCGCAGACGAAGCCCTGAGCGACGAGATCACGCTGCTCGGCCAGCGGGTGGCCTTCGGCACCCGGCTGGTGGTCGCGGCCAGCGATCAGCCGCTGCTGCGACTGCATGTGGAAATCTGCGAGGACGTGTGGACGCCGATCCCGCCCTCCTGCTACGGCGCCCTGGCCGGCGCGACGGTGCTGGTGAATCTCTCCGCGTCGAATGTGACGATCGGCAAATCGGGCTATCGGCATCAACTGGTGGCGCAGCAGTCCGCGCGCTGCCTGGCGGCCTATGTCTACACCTCGGCCGGCGCCGGGGAATCCAGCACCGATCTGGCCTGGGACGGCCAGGCGCTGATCTATGAAAACGGCGGCCTGTTGTCGGAAGCCGAGCGCTTCCAGCGCCGCTCCCAGCTGATCGTGGCCGATGTGGACCTGGAACGACTGTCCCGCGAGCGGATGCGGCAGACCAGCTTCGGCGACTCGGTGCGGCACCATGCCGCGCTGCTGAGGGAGTTCCGCACCGTCGAGTTCGAGCTGGGCCTGGACCGCAGCCAGCCGCTGGCGCTGCAGCGTCGCATCGAGCGGTTCCCGTATGTGCCCTCGGACCGCGGACGACGCGACGAGCGCTGCCTGGAGGTCTTCAACATCCAGGTGCAGGCGCTGGTCCAGCGGCTGGTGTCCAGCGGCATCCAGAAGCTGGTCATCGGCATTTCCGGTGGGCTGGATTCCACCCATGCACTGCTGGTGGCCGCGCGGGCCATGGACCAGATGGGCCTGCCGCGCAGCCATCTGCTGGGCGTGACCATGCCCGGCTTTGCGACCAGCACCCGCACACGCGACCAGGCGCTGCGGCTGATGCAGGCGATCGGCTGCGACGCGCGGGAGATCGACATCCGTCCCAGCTGCGAGCAGATGCTCAAGGACCTCGGCCATCCGTACGCCCAGGGCGAGCCGGTCTACGACGTGACCTTCGAGAACGTGCAGGCCGGCGAGCGCACCAGTCACCTGTTCCGACTGGCCAACCACACCGGCGCCTTGGTGCTGGGCACCGGCGACCTGAGCGAACTGGCGCTGGGTTGGTGCACCTACGGCGTCGGGGACCACATGTCCCACTACAACGTCAACGCCTCGGTGCCGAAGACGCTGATCCAATACCTGGTGCGCTGGGTGGCGGAGACCGAGCAACTGGGCCCGCAGGGCCGCGCGGTGTTGCTGGACATCCTGGCCACCGAGATCAGCCCGGAGCTGGTGCCGCAGGACGCGAAGTCCCCTGCCGGCACCGCCCCGGCGCTGCAGAGCACCGAAGCCCACATCGGCCGCTACGAGCTGCAGGATTTCAATCTCTACTACACCCTGCGCCATGGCTACGCGCCGGACAAGATCGCCTTCCTGGCGCGCCACGCCTGGGGCGACCGCACGCGAGGGGATTGGCCGGACGGCGACCATGTCCAGCGCAACGACCATTCGCTGGCGGAGATCAAGCGGGTGTTGCGGATCTTCGTGCAGCGCTTCTTCCGCGGCAGCCAGTTCAAGCGCAGTTGCGTGCCGAATGGTCCGAAGGTCGGCAGCGGTGGGTCGCTCTCGCCGCGCGGCGACTGGCGCGCGCCCAGCGACTCGGAGGCCACCGTGTGGCTGGCCGCGTTAGACCGCATTCCGGATTGA
- a CDS encoding GNAT family N-acetyltransferase encodes MTAPAAPHPSASTQPLIRVDDDPSALPREAWNALLAQSPLPSPFMRLEYLEAMQSSGSAVPKTGWQAQFLSVWEGDELIAACPAYLKGHSYGEYVFDWAWADAYQRNGLDYYPKLLVAVPFTPVPGSRLLARDDEARSWLVKGLRALSQRLEASSVHVLFGDAQDQRAMAADGWLARQQVQFHWTGDGQPRSFADYLQTLQREKRKKIQQEQRRVADAGIRFETLRGAEISEDDWDFFYQCYTLTYLAHRNKPYLKREFFTRMAQDLPAHWVMFIARDAQGERVAASLIAIDAALKAAYGRYWGSIRYIPNLHFDACYYQPLAWCLQNGWMRFEGGAQGEHKMARGLLPVATHSSHWLAHPQFREAVADFLAREGEAMEEYIDELERHQPFKGEPG; translated from the coding sequence ATGACCGCACCCGCCGCCCCCCATCCGTCCGCCTCGACGCAGCCGCTCATCCGCGTCGATGACGATCCCTCCGCCTTGCCTCGCGAGGCCTGGAATGCCTTGCTGGCGCAATCGCCGCTGCCCTCGCCGTTCATGCGGCTGGAGTATCTGGAAGCGATGCAGTCCTCAGGATCCGCGGTGCCCAAGACCGGCTGGCAGGCGCAATTCCTGAGCGTCTGGGAGGGCGACGAGCTGATCGCCGCCTGCCCGGCCTATCTGAAGGGCCACTCCTACGGCGAATATGTCTTCGACTGGGCCTGGGCCGACGCCTACCAGCGCAACGGCCTGGACTACTACCCCAAGCTGCTGGTGGCCGTGCCGTTCACGCCGGTCCCTGGCAGTCGCCTGCTGGCGCGCGACGACGAGGCCCGCAGCTGGCTGGTCAAGGGCTTGCGCGCGTTGTCGCAGCGGCTGGAGGCGTCGTCGGTGCATGTGCTCTTTGGCGATGCGCAGGACCAACGCGCCATGGCCGCTGACGGTTGGCTCGCGCGACAGCAGGTGCAATTCCACTGGACCGGCGACGGCCAACCGCGCAGCTTCGCCGATTACCTGCAGACGCTGCAGCGCGAGAAGCGCAAGAAGATCCAGCAGGAGCAGCGCCGGGTGGCGGACGCCGGCATCCGTTTCGAGACCCTGCGCGGTGCCGAGATCAGCGAGGACGACTGGGACTTTTTCTACCAGTGCTACACGCTCACCTACCTCGCGCACCGCAATAAGCCCTACCTGAAGCGCGAGTTCTTCACCCGCATGGCGCAGGACCTGCCCGCCCACTGGGTCATGTTCATCGCCCGGGACGCGCAGGGTGAACGGGTCGCGGCCTCGCTCATTGCGATTGATGCGGCACTCAAGGCGGCCTATGGCCGCTACTGGGGGTCGATCCGCTACATCCCCAATCTGCACTTTGACGCGTGCTACTACCAGCCGCTCGCCTGGTGTCTGCAGAACGGATGGATGCGATTTGAAGGCGGCGCGCAGGGCGAGCACAAGATGGCGCGCGGTCTGCTGCCGGTGGCCACCCATTCATCGCATTGGCTGGCGCATCCGCAGTTCCGGGAGGCCGTGGCCGACTTCCTCGCGCGGGAGGGCGAGGCGATGGAGGAATACATCGATGAGCTGGAGCGGCATCAGCCGTTCAAGGGTGAGCCGGGGTAG
- a CDS encoding alpha/beta hydrolase family protein produces the protein MRPGASEAGPVSNVRRRQLSALLLAAALPLPRAVRAQAERPRYRVIDFDWVDAARARAVPSRLYWPDAPANASVPLVVFSHGIGGSRQGYSYLGKHWSSHGVASLHVQHIGSDAAVWRGNPFGVVGRLQAAAQESEAIARAADVRFALDQMLSAQTGAWGAAVDPRRLVAAGHSYGANTTLLSIGAQVMRQGRLVNCQDPRFAAAVVISAPPFYGETDLAAVLSPVSIPTLHVTATDDVIEIPGYRSGAADRLAVFDAVGDPRKLLAVFRGGSHSIFTDRSLTGGATLNPQVKSATADLALAFLDLTFRDDSAALSEWRQTWQPILSRAPATRFASSVHA, from the coding sequence TTGAGGCCCGGAGCGTCGGAGGCGGGGCCGGTCTCCAACGTGCGTCGCCGGCAGTTGAGTGCGCTGCTGCTGGCTGCGGCGCTGCCGCTGCCTCGCGCGGTGCGGGCACAGGCTGAGCGGCCGCGATACCGCGTCATCGACTTCGACTGGGTGGATGCGGCGCGGGCGCGGGCCGTCCCGTCTCGGCTGTACTGGCCGGACGCCCCAGCGAACGCGTCGGTACCGCTGGTGGTGTTCTCGCACGGCATCGGGGGGTCTCGCCAGGGCTACAGCTACCTGGGCAAGCATTGGTCGTCGCATGGTGTGGCCAGTCTCCACGTCCAGCACATCGGCAGCGATGCAGCCGTCTGGCGCGGCAACCCGTTCGGGGTGGTGGGGCGGCTGCAGGCGGCGGCCCAGGAAAGCGAAGCCATCGCTCGCGCGGCCGATGTGCGCTTCGCCCTGGACCAGATGCTCTCCGCGCAGACCGGGGCGTGGGGTGCGGCAGTGGACCCGCGCAGGCTGGTGGCCGCAGGTCATTCGTATGGCGCCAACACGACCTTGCTGTCGATTGGCGCGCAGGTGATGAGGCAGGGCCGATTGGTCAACTGCCAGGATCCCCGCTTCGCTGCGGCGGTCGTCATCTCTGCGCCGCCGTTCTATGGCGAGACCGATCTGGCTGCGGTGCTGAGTCCGGTGTCCATCCCGACGCTGCATGTCACCGCCACCGACGACGTGATCGAGATTCCCGGCTATCGCTCGGGCGCGGCCGACCGTTTGGCCGTGTTCGATGCCGTGGGCGACCCGCGCAAGCTGCTCGCGGTGTTCCGCGGCGGCTCCCACAGCATCTTCACCGACCGCTCTCTGACCGGTGGCGCCACCTTGAATCCTCAGGTCAAGTCGGCCACCGCGGACCTGGCGCTGGCGTTCCTGGATCTGACTTTCCGAGACGACAGCGCAGCGCTCAGCGAATGGCGGCAGACGTGGCAGCCCATTCTGTCGCGGGCGCCCGCCACCCGCTTCGCCTCGAGCGTCCACGCATGA